The Marinoscillum sp. 108 genome contains the following window.
GAGTGCCTACTGGCACCTCGTAGTTCACATAGTCCTGGAACAGGATGCCACCTCGCTCTGAGCGATTGTAGGCCTTTCTAAATCGGACCCCACCACCGTCTGTTTCGTAGTTATAGGCCAGGAAGTCCAGCAGGTGGGTTTTTTCATGAAACCAGTAGCGGTATTCATCCTTAAAGTCCTCACCTCCACCACTGGGGCGGAAGGTAACTTTCAGCACGTCGTAGGTTTCTCCAAGAACCTTTTGAGTGCCTTCGTAGGATTTGATCACAGCAGGGTCATTGAGCAGGTAAGGCAATTGCACAAAATAGAGCACAGAATTCACCGAACTGGTGTACTTCACCTGCATGGTGTCCGGCACGGAGATCAACTCGCCATTCACCGTACGAGCGAAGTCCGTACTATTGATCAGGACATCCTCAACCCAACTCGAATCTTCTTTGAATGACCGGGTATATTCGTAGCTGTCTTCACTTCTGCTGACGCTGTACGACTTGTCACGGAAAGTGAATGAAACACGACTATTGGCAAGACGACCCTGGCCATGGGCCTTGACGGCCTGTGATACCACATTATTCGCCTTATCCGGCTCTCTGTTGGTGCAGCTCACCACAAGTCCGATGAGCGCAACACATACGGTAATTTTTCGCATGTGTTACCATACGCATAGAACTCCGGGCTGTTGTCATTTTTCGGCGAAGTGTATGGGCCGGGACATTGAAAGGTCAGCCGAATCAAAGTTTCTTGATAACCTCCTCTTCTGTCAGCCCTTCGGCAATTTGGATATTGATACCATCAGAAAGCCCCGTTTTGACCTGGCGCCGCTCAAACTGTTGTTCGCCGGTACGGACTTCTACAAAGATATCGTCACCTTCGAAAATGAGATTGCTCTCTTTGATGGCGAGCACATCACTGGCCTTTTGTAGGATGATGTCTGCTGTAGCACTATATCCTGCCCGGAGAAAGTATTCCTCCTTGAGATCTACTGCTGCCTTGATGTCAAACTTAATGGCTCCCTCGTCGCTTTCCCCTTTTGGGGAAATAAACTCCAGTTTGGCGTTGAAAATGACCCCTTCTATGGCCCCCACCGAAAGTGAAAGATCCATACCCACATTAATTTTCCCCACTTCAGATTCGTCTACTTTTCCCTCAAAAATCATCTCGCTCATATCTGCTACGGAGGCTATGCTCGTACCTTCATTGAAGGTGTTGGATTCTATGATGAAGGTTCCTTCTTTCACCGGGATGTCCAGGATCATGCCATTCACCGTAGAGCGCACCAGATTGGAGACGTTGCCGGTCTTTTGTGACGAGCCTTCCTTGATCAGTTCCA
Protein-coding sequences here:
- a CDS encoding DUF6503 family protein produces the protein MRKITVCVALIGLVVSCTNREPDKANNVVSQAVKAHGQGRLANSRVSFTFRDKSYSVSRSEDSYEYTRSFKEDSSWVEDVLINSTDFARTVNGELISVPDTMQVKYTSSVNSVLYFVQLPYLLNDPAVIKSYEGTQKVLGETYDVLKVTFRPSGGGEDFKDEYRYWFHEKTHLLDFLAYNYETDGGGVRFRKAYNRSERGGILFQDYVNYEVPVGTPLQKIPALFEAGKLKELSRIVNTDIQVERL
- a CDS encoding efflux RND transporter periplasmic adaptor subunit, with product MKRFFIGLTIVIILGLFVGTGYFLYQKSEEPPIIYETDTPFKTDIIKKTIATGSIVPRKEVALKSQVSGVVEKLYLEEGAQVKIGDLVAKIKIIPNVVALNNAQAQLQTAKINFDNSEKELKRQKELFDEKVISEFDYNQFLLDFNLRKQEVEAAENNLELIKEGSSQKTGNVSNLVRSTVNGMILDIPVKEGTFIIESNTFNEGTSIASVADMSEMIFEGKVDESEVGKINVGMDLSLSVGAIEGVIFNAKLEFISPKGESDEGAIKFDIKAAVDLKEEYFLRAGYSATADIILQKASDVLAIKESNLIFEGDDIFVEVRTGEQQFERRQVKTGLSDGINIQIAEGLTEEEVIKKL